From a single Pseudalkalibacillus hwajinpoensis genomic region:
- the ribD gene encoding bifunctional diaminohydroxyphosphoribosylaminopyrimidine deaminase/5-amino-6-(5-phosphoribosylamino)uracil reductase RibD has translation MNHQDYMKTAIDMARGTVGQTRPNPAVGALIVSDGRIIGMGAHLKAGEGHAEVQALQMAGKKAEGATAYVTLEPCSHHGRTPPCADALIKAGISTVFIASQDPNPLVAGKGIEKLKEAGVHVEVGLLEEEALILNEMFFHYITHHRPFVTLKSATTLDGKISSRTGDSKWVTGELARRDVHSFRHKHDAILVGVGTVIADDPSLTTRYGEGLSPIRIVLDHQLRISSDAMLLKDRRAETWIVTTKEAVSKNDRMFPDHVRLIGISEKQIQIKEVLKILGENQITSLFVEGGAEVNASFLESQSFEQVITYIAPKLIGGRQSPSSFGGTGFSRMNDAVDLEMLSVDQIGDDIRVIARRREKR, from the coding sequence ATGAATCATCAGGATTATATGAAAACAGCAATCGATATGGCGCGAGGTACCGTTGGACAGACGAGGCCTAATCCTGCTGTAGGTGCTTTGATCGTGAGCGATGGACGCATAATCGGCATGGGTGCACACCTGAAAGCTGGAGAAGGACACGCCGAAGTGCAAGCACTTCAAATGGCTGGGAAAAAAGCGGAGGGTGCCACTGCATACGTTACGTTAGAACCGTGCAGTCATCATGGCCGTACGCCGCCTTGTGCAGATGCCCTTATCAAGGCTGGTATTTCAACTGTCTTTATTGCGAGTCAGGATCCAAATCCGCTCGTAGCAGGTAAAGGAATAGAGAAACTGAAAGAAGCAGGGGTTCATGTTGAAGTAGGTCTTCTTGAAGAAGAAGCCCTGATATTGAATGAAATGTTTTTCCACTACATCACTCATCATCGACCGTTTGTTACTCTAAAGTCTGCTACTACTCTTGATGGTAAAATTTCCTCTCGAACTGGGGATAGCAAATGGGTTACAGGAGAACTAGCTAGAAGGGATGTACACTCATTTCGACATAAACATGATGCCATTCTTGTTGGAGTCGGAACTGTCATTGCAGACGACCCATCATTAACAACAAGGTACGGCGAGGGGCTATCACCGATAAGGATAGTCCTTGATCATCAACTTAGGATTTCCTCGGATGCAATGCTGCTCAAAGACAGGAGAGCTGAAACGTGGATTGTGACGACAAAAGAAGCTGTCAGTAAAAATGATCGCATGTTCCCTGATCATGTCCGTTTGATTGGGATATCTGAAAAACAGATTCAAATCAAAGAAGTGCTAAAAATCCTTGGTGAAAATCAAATTACTTCTCTGTTTGTAGAAGGAGGCGCCGAGGTGAATGCCAGTTTCCTTGAATCGCAATCGTTTGAACAGGTTATTACGTATATTGCCCCTAAATTAATTGGTGGTAGACAGTCTCCATCATCTTTTGGAGGTACCGGCTTCTCCCGAATGAATGATGCAGTGGATCTCGAAATGCTTAGTGTTGATCAAATCGGAGATGACATTAGAGTTATCGCTCGAAGAAGGGAGAAACGGTAA
- the ribE gene encoding riboflavin synthase — MFTGIVEEIGRVESVQQAGESIVMQIAAETVLIDAHLGDSISINGVCLTVTSYTDSAFTVDIMPETFRSTGLRHLGPNSSVNLERAMSANGRFGGHFVSGHVDGVGKITRVENVDNAVYYDIAISRELLIYFVEKGSVSVDGTSLTVFGIGENTLTISLIPHTVEKTVLGNKRVGDLVNIECDMLGKYIMKYLEQRSGSKSEHTASLGSQFFEDHGFK; from the coding sequence ATGTTTACAGGAATTGTAGAAGAAATCGGTCGAGTAGAGAGCGTTCAGCAGGCAGGGGAGTCAATCGTCATGCAGATTGCTGCAGAAACGGTCTTAATTGATGCTCACCTTGGTGATAGTATTTCAATTAATGGTGTGTGTTTAACTGTAACGTCATATACAGATTCTGCTTTTACGGTTGACATCATGCCTGAAACATTTCGTTCCACAGGTCTTCGTCACCTTGGACCCAATTCCTCAGTTAACCTCGAACGTGCGATGTCAGCTAACGGTCGCTTTGGCGGCCATTTTGTTTCAGGGCACGTTGATGGTGTGGGGAAAATTACACGCGTTGAAAACGTTGATAATGCAGTTTATTACGATATCGCGATATCGAGAGAACTTCTCATTTATTTCGTTGAGAAAGGCTCTGTATCGGTTGATGGAACGAGCCTAACCGTTTTTGGTATCGGCGAGAACACCTTGACGATATCTCTTATTCCTCATACGGTCGAAAAGACGGTTTTAGGTAATAAGCGGGTTGGTGATTTAGTGAATATTGAATGTGATATGCTCGGAAAATACATTATGAAATACTTAGAACAAAGAAGTGGCTCTAAATCAGAGCACACCGCTTCACTTGGCAGTCAATTCTTTGAAGATCATGGGTTCAAATAA